From Desulfomicrobium macestii, one genomic window encodes:
- a CDS encoding GNAT family N-acetyltransferase codes for MGTKNHSASKICIREMELDDLAEVYHMGERLFTKELYPFLYSTWDKREVVGHFSTEPELSLVAHAGDTLAGFIIGTLTCKDSWAYGYIVWVGVEREFQSMGVAHKLYDELQERMVNAGACQFVVDTDAGNAAAIRFFAKKGFEDEREHVVLTLDLTRSDSSGECVLERLPHACCEYVPRPQAAMQVRNRFVLGVPVLEADFSRMRLKAPLLKKVDWCNLFIAEVLSGISVKPYAQFRRGA; via the coding sequence ATGGGCACAAAAAATCACTCTGCCAGTAAAATCTGCATCCGTGAGATGGAGCTGGACGATCTGGCCGAGGTCTATCACATGGGCGAGCGTCTTTTCACAAAAGAGCTCTACCCCTTCCTGTACAGTACCTGGGACAAGCGGGAGGTGGTCGGACACTTCAGCACGGAACCCGAACTCAGCCTCGTGGCCCATGCGGGCGACACCCTGGCCGGATTCATCATCGGCACCCTCACCTGCAAGGATTCATGGGCGTACGGCTATATTGTCTGGGTGGGAGTGGAAAGGGAATTTCAGTCCATGGGCGTGGCCCACAAACTCTACGATGAGTTGCAAGAGCGCATGGTCAACGCCGGAGCCTGCCAGTTCGTCGTGGATACGGATGCCGGCAATGCGGCGGCCATCAGGTTCTTCGCCAAGAAGGGCTTCGAGGATGAGCGAGAACACGTTGTTCTCACCCTGGATCTGACACGCTCTGATTCAAGCGGGGAGTGCGTCCTGGAAAGATTGCCCCACGCCTGCTGTGAATACGTTCCCCGCCCGCAAGCCGCCATGCAAGTTCGGAACAGATTTGTCTTGGGAGTCCCGGTACTGGAGGCGGATTTTTCCAGGATGCGGCTCAAGGCGCCGCTTTTGAAAAAAGTTGATTGGTGTAACCTGTTTATTGCAGAGGTTTTGTCTGGAATTTCCGTCAAGCCTTATGCGCAGTTCAGGAGAGGAGCATGA
- a CDS encoding GNAT family N-acetyltransferase, whose translation MEPSRNWSAMVKQWDAKITSTTPRTVPPISIREMALDDLAQVYHLGERLFTKELYPFLYSSWDKREVVGHFNTEPGLSLVADVDGELAGFIIGSLITKTSRIYGYIIWLGVDSRFQSLGVAHELYGRVALRMAESGAHQIVVDTDASNTGAIRFFSKKGFRDEREHVVLTLSLGAAKNAAAGKGDKDCPECEPRSKAAGRSWKNFSAGLRSWNRIATLTSQVHGALFGQDDATLNADSRNIK comes from the coding sequence TGGGATGCAAAAATCACGAGCACAACGCCTCGAACAGTTCCCCCGATCTCCATTCGCGAGATGGCGCTGGACGACCTGGCCCAAGTCTATCACCTGGGCGAGCGACTCTTCACCAAGGAGCTCTATCCTTTCCTGTACAGCAGCTGGGACAAGCGGGAGGTGGTCGGGCACTTCAACACCGAACCAGGGCTCAGTCTCGTGGCCGATGTGGACGGCGAGCTGGCCGGGTTCATCATCGGCTCCCTCATTACCAAGACATCACGTATCTACGGCTATATTATCTGGCTGGGTGTGGACAGCAGGTTTCAGTCGCTCGGCGTGGCCCATGAGCTCTACGGCAGAGTGGCCCTGCGCATGGCCGAGTCCGGGGCGCACCAGATTGTCGTGGATACGGACGCCAGCAACACCGGCGCCATCCGGTTCTTTTCCAAGAAGGGCTTCAGGGATGAGCGGGAGCATGTGGTCCTGACCTTGAGTCTGGGCGCTGCCAAGAATGCCGCTGCGGGTAAAGGCGACAAGGACTGCCCCGAATGCGAACCGCGCTCCAAGGCCGCCGGGCGATCATGGAAGAATTTTTCCGCCGGACTGCGATCATGGAACAGGATTGCCACATTGACCAGCCAGGTTCATGGCGCTTTGTTCGGGCAGGATGACGCAACCTTGAATGCAGATTCAAGAAACATCAAATGA